The following nucleotide sequence is from Candidatus Neomarinimicrobiota bacterium.
ACCATTTATAAACATTTTACCTCAATTGTCAGATGATCAGGTAACAGCTTCTATTAGCGAAGATACATTGAGAATTAATTTTCCAGATGATTGGAATGGTGATTTAGCTGTGGATATTATTGCGGACTGGATTGGTTTCCCTATCCCATCAGATACAACAAGCTTCTCATTGTCTGTAGCACCAACACAGGATGCCCCCACTGCCTTTGAATGGGTAAGTAGCGCTATAGATACTATTAATATTACCAAAGACAATACTGAAATTACTTATGACCTTCAATGGGGTGAAAGTACAGATGCGGATGGTGACACAATCGATTATCTGTTATATGCTCAAATAGGGGTTTATCCAGCAGAAGAAGTATATGATACAACCAGTACTTCAGTTCAGATCACCTATGAGGAATTTTTGGAGAATGTATTTGAACCCTTTCCTATGTTATCGGGAGTAACGGTCAAGTTTAGCGTAATTGCTACAGATGGGATTGATACAGTGAAAGTAACGGGTGATGATAGAGTGGTATATGTGAATCGCTATGAATATCTCTCAACAGAAATGGAAGGTATACCAACTGAATTTGCATTGCATGAAAACTATCCAAATCCATTCAATCCAACTACAACCCTGCGCTTTGACTTACCTGAGGTAAGTAGCATAAACCTGACCATTTATAATATGCTGGGGCAAAGAGTCAGAACATTCAATATGAACGATACACCTGCAGGTTACCATTCAATCAAGTGGAATGCTACTAATGACTATGGTGACCCTGTAGGTGCAGGGGTATATCTATATCAACTTCAGACGAAAGACTTTGTTAAGACCCGAAAGATGGTCTTATTGAAGTAGTATGAACGCTACACTGTAGACAAGGAAGCCTCCTCACGGGGGCTTTTTTGTTTGTGGGTATGATTAAATATTTGTAATATTTTTGACTGAAAATATTAAAAAAGGATATCAAATGGCAGGATTAATAGTAAAACAATTTGCTACACCAGACGAATCACGTACTCCACCTAAAACAAAGGTCGATGTCGTTAGTTTAGGTACTGTAACATTAATGCGTGCAACATTACAACCAGGTTGGGTATGGTCTGAGTGTGTAGGGCCATTTACTGGAGAAACTAGTTGCCAATCACATCATGTAGGTTGTGTTGTATCTGGTAAAATGGTAGTTAAAATGGATGATGGTACTGAAATGGAAATTAAGGCTGGTGATGCTTATGTTATTGACCCAGGACATGATGGTTGGGTAGTTGGAGATGAACCTTTTGTTGGGTATGAATTTGATAGTTCAACAGCGGAAACATATGCAAAGTAATCTTTTCTAAGTATTTAATTTATAAGTTATTTATAAATAGCCTCACCTAGCGTGGGGCTATTTTGTTTATAAAAGAGACACCCACATTGCTGGGTAATTCTATGTAATTTCCAGTATGAAACGCCTCTGGGTCATATTATTTGTACTGCCTCTCTTTGCTCAAGATATTAATAAACATAATATCTCAGCTGGGATGCTTGATGATAAAACAGGATTTAGTCTTATTGGCTATACCTATAATATTAGACAGACAGAAATGGATGAGTTCTTTATAGGCGCTGGGACTATGATAATGGCATTTACAGGCTCTGCAGGATGGAAACATTATTATAAAAAATCGAAGCTTTCTTTTTATTCTGTATTGTCAGGACAAGGGGTTATGCATTTGGGATTTTCTGGTTTTATGCCAACTGCTTCGTTTGCATTAGAATATAATTTATCAAAGAGGACTCAAGTAAAAATTGGTGGCATGGGATTGATGCTACTGGGTGGTACTTCGGGTGAAGATGGTGGTGACACTGGTGTTTTGCCTTTTGTTGGTTTGAATTTTCGGTTCTAAATCTAAATGAAACGCCTCTGGGTCAAATAGCCTTCTCACGGGGGCTTTTTTGTTTGTAAAAGAGACACCCACATTGCTGAGTGATTATATGTAATTTTGCTATAATGTTTAATTGGAGTATCATAATGAAAAAGCTAATTCTTTTTTTACTGTTTGTGCCGTTAGTTTCTTTTGGGCAATCATCATACTCATCATATTATGAAAATGGTAAAATAAAAGTAACAGGCGAATCTTTTGAGGAAATTATAGGATCTAAAGTTTCTGCAAAAAGTGGTCTAAACGTTCGAGAAAGCCCTGATTTAAAATCAAAAACAATAGGCAAACTCCCCTATGGAATATCAGTTACGGTAGAATCTAAAACAGGTATAAAATTAACTGTAATTGATACTGATAGAGTAACAGGAATTAAAAGTGAAATTAAAGGCGAGTGGGTAGAAGTTACTGGCATCATAGTTGCGGAATATGACAATAAAAACATCAAACACAATTCTGCTAATCCAAAACTTCTTTACAAAACGGATCTATATTGGT
It contains:
- a CDS encoding T9SS type A sorting domain-containing protein is translated as MRINFPDDWNGDLAVDIIADWIGFPIPSDTTSFSLSVAPTQDAPTAFEWVSSAIDTINITKDNTEITYDLQWGESTDADGDTIDYLLYAQIGVYPAEEVYDTTSTSVQITYEEFLENVFEPFPMLSGVTVKFSVIATDGIDTVKVTGDDRVVYVNRYEYLSTEMEGIPTEFALHENYPNPFNPTTTLRFDLPEVSSINLTIYNMLGQRVRTFNMNDTPAGYHSIKWNATNDYGDPVGAGVYLYQLQTKDFVKTRKMVLLK
- a CDS encoding cupin domain-containing protein — its product is MAGLIVKQFATPDESRTPPKTKVDVVSLGTVTLMRATLQPGWVWSECVGPFTGETSCQSHHVGCVVSGKMVVKMDDGTEMEIKAGDAYVIDPGHDGWVVGDEPFVGYEFDSSTAETYAK